In Tachysurus vachellii isolate PV-2020 chromosome 12, HZAU_Pvac_v1, whole genome shotgun sequence, the following are encoded in one genomic region:
- the paxx gene encoding protein PAXX — MDQVVFQSKSVLCTLTDKKDQSKYVCFTQEKPAGINIGLSNGESVWKADLSEETCLSQFKKKLSLKSTEDYALKLKSACRSGSAYVSLQEDKAVLHLSSEPADLSVSFTKLTDHEGRTELKDLLFKMADILMQQDSTGTSSSSPIKTQQKKGTGFEPKRQPTGPTIAVKKRLPGDSLINPGTKRKRSATGVAFDDGDEK; from the exons ATGGACCAGGTTGTGTTTCAGTCTAAAAGTGTCCTTTGCACTTTGACAGATAAGAAAGATCAGTCAAAATATGTCTGTTTTACACAAGAGAAGCCTGCAGGGATCAACATTGG ACTGAGCAATGGTGAATCTGTTTGGAAAGCAGACCTGTCTGAGGAAACCTGTCTCTCACAATTT AAGAAGAAATTATCACTGAAATCAACAGAAGACTATGCCCTAAAATTAAA GAGTGCATGCAGGAGCGGCAGTGCGTATGTCTCCCTGCAGGAGGATAAGGCTGTGCTTCACCTCAGCTCTGAGCCTGCAGACCTCAGTGTGTCTTTCACCAAGCTCACAGATCATGAAGGAAGGACAGAGCTCAAAGATCTCCTCTTTAAGATGGCGGACATTTTAATGCAACAGGACAGTACAG GCACATCTTCATCAAGCCCTATTAAAACCCAACAGAAGAAAGGAACGG GATTTGAACCGAAGAGACAGCCCACTGGTCCAACGATCGCAGTGAAGAAACGCCTGCCAGGGGATTCACTCATCAACCCAGGAACTAAAAG
- the dph7 gene encoding diphthine methyltransferase — translation MGSSRTRNLQVFDTELSADTVEWCPVHPYEHILACGTYQLQKDDEKNPSRIGRLYLFHFDQQQSFTPPLIEIQRIETPAILDLKWCHTELYERPLLGMATACGEIQLHGLKDTQDGRCALEPIFSKELGPNRLALSLDWSTGRGDGTDPRVVTSDSTGSLTLLSLTEDDLSAVSQWKAHDFEAWISAFSYWDTQLVYSGGDDCKLKGWDLRMGPSSPTFTSKRHSMGVCSIHSSPHREHVLATGSYDENVLLWDGRNMRQPLSETPVGGGVWRLKWHPVHEHLLLAACMHNDFHILHCQRAEDGKEGPCPILASYILHNSLAYGADWSRLTLSGPPPSSPPTETASILLSKPEGHLRIQYESPTASFDTSLEDECGRYIPDHTAAVSAPPPVPGGRDDSASLSCLLASCSFYDHMLHVWRWDWSSETDTQSGEASPSS, via the exons ATGGGTTCCTCTAGAACCCGAAACCTGCAGGTGTTTGACACGGAGCTGAGCGCGGACACTGTAGAATGGTGCCCTGTACATCCATACGAACACATTTTGGCTTGTGGCACTTACCAGCTTCAGAAAGACGATGAAAAG aACCCCAGCAGAATCGGTCGACTTTACCTGTTCCACTTTGACCAGCAACAATCATTCACCCCTCCACTGATTGAGATCCAGCGCATTGAAACTCCAGCTATACTAGACctgaaatg GTGTCATACAGAGCTGTACGAGCGTCCTCTGCTGGGAATGGCCACGGCATGTGGAGAAATCCAACTGCACGGACTCAAAGACACACAG GATGGCAGATGTGCACTGGAGCCTATCTTCAGCAAAGAGCTGGGCCCTAACAGATTAGCACTGTCCCTGGACTGGTCCACAGGCAGAGGTGACGG CACCGATCCCCGTGTGGTGACCAGCGACTCGACCGGCTCTCTTACGCTGCTGTCTCTGACTGAGGACGACCTGAGCGCTGTGTCTCAGTGGAAAGCTCACGACTTTGAGGCCTGGATTTCGGCGTTCAGTTACTGGGATACACAGCTGGTTTATTCTG GTGGTGATGACTGCAAACTTAAGGGCTGGGATCTGAGGATGGGTCCCTCGTCCCCTACATTCACCAGTAAAAG GCATTCGATGGGAGTGTGTAGCATACACAGCAGCCCTCACCGAGAGCACGTCTTAGCCACAGGCAG TTACGATGAAAACGTGCTGTTATGGGATGGGAGGAATATGCGACAGCCTCTCAGTGAAACACCAGTTGGTGGAGGAGTGTGGAGACTGAAGTGGCACCCTGTTCACGAACACCTGCTGTTAGCTGCGTGCATGCACAACGACTTTCACATCCTTCACTGCCAGAGAGCAGAGG ATGGAAAAGAAGGCCCGTGTCCAATCCTGGCGTCTTACATCCTTCATAACTCGCTAGCGTACGGAGCCGACTGGTCACGCCTCACCCTAAGTGGCCCTCCACCCTCCTCTCCTCCTACAGAAACAGCCAGCATCCTCCTCTCCAAGCCCGAAGGCCACCTCAGGATCCAGTACGAATCCCCGACTGCCAGCTTTGACACCTCTCTGGAGGATGAGTGTGGACGCTACATCCCCGACCACACCGCTGCCGTCTCGGCTCCTCCTCCCGTCCCTGGCGGCAGAGACGACTCAGCCTCTCTTTCGTGCCTGCTGGCTTCCTGCTCCTTCTATGACCACATGCTGCACGTGTGGAGATGGGACTGGAGTTCAGAGACGGACACACAGTCTGGAGAggcttctccttcttcttga
- the mrpl41 gene encoding large ribosomal subunit protein mL41, which produces MGLLSALTRGLVRGADRTAEFTSKRGPKTFYKSRGARPAGVLTSSRKFIPVQEMIPEFVVPNLEGFKLKAYVSYKTPPGTEQPMTAESLFNQTVAPHIQRDFEANEFDPQQLEKYGLEKTQEGKLFKLYPKNFIR; this is translated from the coding sequence ATGGGGCTGCTTTCGGCCCTGACTCGAGGACTGGTTCGGGGAGCAGACCGCACAGCAGAGTTCACCAGCAAACGAGGCCCTAAGACCTTCTACAAAAGCCGAGGAGCCAGGCCGGCCGGAGTGCTGACCTCCAGCAGGAAGTTTATCCCTGTGCAGGAAATGATCCCAGAGTTCGTCGTTCCCAATCTGGAAGGCTTCAAGCTGAAGGCGTACGTGTCGTACAAGACCCCGCCAGGTACAGAGCAGCCCATGACTGCTGAGAGCCTCTTCAACCAGACTGTAGCTCCGCACATCCAGAGAGACTTTGAAGCTAACGAGTTTGACCCACAGCAGCTGGAGAAATACGGCTTAGAGAAGACACAGGAGGGGAAGCTGTTCAAATTGTACCCCAAAAACTTTATACGTTAA